The Stigmatella ashevillena genomic sequence TTGACCTTCCTCTGCCTCGCTTATGATGATCGTCAGCATCTACCACCCAATCGAAGTGAACTTTATCGACAGGCGCTGGATATTCTGATGGAGCGCTGGGCCGCATCCAAACGTGTCCACAATGAACCTGTCTACCGTGAACTTCATTCGCGACTGGAGGTGCAAATGCTCGCAGAAGTAGCAGCTCCTGCATTCCAAAACAACAGGTACTTCTTCACTCGTCGCGAACTAGCTTATGGAATCAGCGAGTTTTTGCGCGAAGAACTTAATGCCCCCAAGCATCTGAATGCCGATCAAGTAATAGATGCCATCGAACTTCAGCAGGGACTGCTCGTCCAGCGAGCCACTGATGCTTGGTCGTTTTCACATCTCACGCTTCAGGAATATTTAACAGCCTTATGGTACGTGGATAATCGTAAAGTTGACTTCCTCATCGACAAGCACCTGTCAGACGTTCGCTGGAGAGAAATCTTCATTCTTGCCGCCGGAATCGCTAGCAAAGCAGATGACATGCTCTTGCAGATGCAGAAAGCCTCAACTAAATTGCTAGTCAATACTCCTTGGGCTGTTCAATGCCTGAACTGGAGCACCGATAGGACTCCGCCAGCGGACAATGCCTTGCAGGGAGCAGCCAATCGTGCCTGGAGTCTTTATCTCTGCCTCGAACACGCACTCCTCACAAATGCCTCGCATAGCAGACACTCGATGGCCACTGTAGACAAATTTGTCGCTGTAGACAAACTTGCCTTAAGCCTTTCTGTTGACCTTGCGCTTGACCGTGTTCTCAGCCGCGCCCAAGAGCACATCAACGAAATTCCCTCCAATCGCAACCCGGGCCATACAACAACTATCAATCCTCTCAACCACAACCGCAACGTCTTCTTTAATCTCATTTGCAGCTACCTGGCCCTAGAAAGCGCCGATGTCGCCATAAAAAAAGCCTTCCAAGATAGTATCCACATTAAAAATCGTGAAGAAACCATACTCCAGAGTAAAAAAATCTTAGACTCATTAAGGGAGAGCGTATATAATCTCATACAATCAGCTAGCGAAATATCAGACAACAAAGCCTTTACGACCTGGACACGTCCTTCCTCGACACTTTTCGATACGGTTCCGAAGCCACCACCTGTTCCTTCTACAACGGAATTACGTGCCCTGGAATCATACCTATACGTTTGTCAATTGATTTTGAGCTGCCAGGCTGCGGCTACACGCGTCAGCCGACCTGCTTGGGAGGATATCTGCCAGCGCATGATGACCCCTCCGGTGAAGCCATATTCTAAAATTTCTCAAGCGCGCCGCCACCGGAAGACTCGTGAATAGTTGGCTCAAAGCGTCTACCCAACAACGTTGGTTATTCGACTTCTCGCAATGAACCTCTAAATTTACAGCACACTTTTGGTCCTATTCTCAGCTTGTTCTACAACGGACCCGACACAGCTCAACCAAGTGGTCATTCCATGGGGCTTCCATGGGGTCCCTTCGTTGCACCGGAGCCCGTTGTACTTCCAGTGACTGTTAGCCTGACGCGCCACATGGCCGTCATGGCAGATCTAGATGCACAGAAGCAGTAAGATCCGGAAAAATTCCCAGAGTCCACACTAAGTTCGAGTTTCGCACTTTTGAGAGCGTTCAAAGGGAGCATTCTCAGAGGAGAAACAGGCCTTTCAGGGGGAAGAGAGAGAGTTTCGAAGGACCTATGGAACTCCGAGGGGCGCTGAAAACTCCGGCCTCGGGAGCATTGGTACAGCGTAGACCGCCCTTGAAGAGTCACTCTCTCCGAGGGCGAATACCTCAAGATGGAACGTGAGCCAACATATGCTCATACCCAAGGGAATGGTTTTATCCCTCTCAAAAGTGGTCGGGTGGTCCGGGCGATTGCTCCCCCGGGGCTCCCACGGAGCCGGACGTGCGCAACTCACGCATCCGGCTCTTCGTCGCATGGTTTCGCCATGAGCAGACGACTGTACATCCTCACGCTTCCCCTGGCTTTGCGCCAGCTCCGCTATCCGTCGAAGTGACGTTGACACGGTGCTTGGGGCTCCGTGTCCCCACCGTGTTTCCCTCCTACGGTTCCTCCATACCTTCCACTCTCCCCGGCCGACGAGGCATTACCCCCGCCTTTGGATACGGCGCACCTCATCCGGGCGCCGTATGGACTTCAATCCTTCTGACCAGTGCGCTGCCCAGCGCACAGTACGAGGCGCTCCGACTCCCTGTCGTTCTGCCTGCACGGCTTCGTTTCCTTCGCCATGGCAATACCATCGCCACCCATCTTTCGCTCTCAGGAAGGTCGGGCGCCCATCCTTGAGCCAGGGTTGTTCTCCGGCGTCACCAACCGGTCTTCTGTCATGGAAACGTCAGGGCCTCCCCAGGTTCCTGAGCAACCCCCTGTGGACGTGCCCCAGTCTTCGACCCCGGTGAGACCGGGAGCTCAGGCCGTTCAATCTCCCATGCGGCCTTCCGCTGTTTCGACGGCGTCGACTCTCGCGACAAGTTCCTTTCGGGGCTCCATCACGCGGCCCGCCCACTCTCGCTGTCTACGCTTCGCAGCCCGGGTTACCCCTGCACCACGCAAGACTCGCTTCCGGCCAGTAGCCTACTTTGCCGGGCAGGATTCGCACCTGCTGGGTTGCTCGTGAAGTTTCTGTTCTACATCGCTTCCTCTTCACCCAAGCTTTGCCTGGCGCACCGAAAATCGAACGTAAGCGTTCACCGGACTGGGCTGTCTGAGGGGCGAGCGGGAGAGAACAGAGGGCAGAGGAATCTGTCGACAGGGTAGGCCGAGGAAGATACTACCTGTGAGGTGAGCCCAGGAGATGCCAGAGATGTCCGAATCGCGGAGCTGGAAGCGCAGGTGGCGCAGAGGGACGAGCGCATTGCGCAGCTGATGGCGCTGGTGAGTGCGCTCACCCAAAGGGTGGCGGAACTGGAGCAGCGGCTGGCCCAGAACTCCAGCAACTCCTCGCGTCCCCCCTCATCTGATGCGCCTGGCAGCCCGCGCCCCGGGAAGAAGCTCACCGGGAAGAGACCCGGCGGCCAGCCCGGACACAAGAAGCATGAGCGAAGGCTGGTGCCGTCCGAGGCCGTGCAGCACTTCGTCGAGTTGGTTCCCACGCAGTGCAAGAGCTGTCGCAGAAAGCTGGTAGGGCGGGACGCAAAGCCGCAGCGGCATCAAGTGGTGGAGGTGCCGCCCCTGTCAGCCGTCATCACCGAGTACCGCAGCCACGCGTTGGAGTGCAGCGCGTGCGGTACGGTGACGCGACAGCCGGTGCCTGCGCATGCGCGCAGCGCCTTCGGGGACAGGTTGGGTGCCCTGGCCAGCCTCCTTGTGGGCAAGTACCGGCTGTCCAAGCGGCTGGTGAAGGACGCGCTGTCAGACATGCTGGGTGTCGAATTGTGTGTGGGCAGTGTGGTGAACCTCGAAGAGGAGATGGCCGATGCGCTGGCGCCTGGGGTGGCTCAAGCCGCTCAGTGCGTGCAGTCAGCCACCACGGTGCATGCGGATGAAACCGGATGGGTGGAGGGACGCGAGGGCGGCCGAGGCAAGCGCGCTTGGCTGTGGATGGTGGCCACCGCGCGGGTGGCCCTCTTCCATATCGCCACGAGTCGAGGCGGCAAGGTAGCGCGTACCCTGCTGGGAGAGGACTTCACCGGCTTCCTCGTCACCGACAGGTGGAGCGGCTACGCGTGGTACGACGCGGGCCTGCGGCAAGTGTGCTGGGCGCACCTCACCCGAGACTTCCAGGGCTTCATTGACCGCGGCGGTAAGGGCGGCCGCCTGGGCAAGAAGTTGATGCGCCAGAGAAACCGCTTCTTCACTTGGTACCACCGCGCGCGAGATGGGACCATGACTCGCCAAGAGTTCGAGAAGAGAATGCCCGAGGTAGAGCGCGAAGTGGGGCGACTGCTGCGCCGCGCCGCAGTGGGCGCGGAGAAGAAGACGGCAGGGATGGCCCGGGAGATTCTCCAGTGGGAAAAGTGTCTGTGGACGTTTGTCGACGTGCCGGGCCTGGAGCCAACCAATAATTTCGGCGAGAGGTGCCTCCGTCACGCCGTCATGTATAGGAAGACTTCCTTTGGCACTCAAGGCCCTCAGGGCAGTCGCTTCGTGGAACGGATCCTTACCGCTGTCACCACCCTCAAGCTCCAACAGCGCGGCGTGCTAAACTTCCTGACGGATACGTTACACACGCACCGACGCGGCCTTCAGACACCCTCGCTGCTGCCCGTTGCGGAGACTCCTCAGCTTGCCAACGCTGCCTGAGGTGGTGAACGGTTACAATCGAACTTAGAGCCGCCGACCCGTCGCGCGTGTGCGCAGGTTGTCGAGCAGCACGGCGAGCAGGAGAATCACCCCGCGCACCACGTACTGGTAGAAGGCCTGGATGTTCATCAGGTTCATCACGTTCTCGGCGATGCCCATGATGAGCACCCCCACCAGCACGCCTGAGATCGCGGCCCGCCCTCCCGCCAGGGACACACCACCCAGGACACAGGCGGAGATGACCGACAGCTCGAGTCCCTGAGCAGCATTCGGCTGGCCGCTGGTGATGCGCGAGGACAGCAGGATGCCGGCCACCGCGCAGAGCAATCCCTGGAGGGTAAAGATCCAGATCCGGATGGCCCCCACGTTGACGCCTGCCAGGCGCGAGGCATCCGGGTTGCCGCCGATGGCCAGGGTGTTGCGCCCGAACACCGTGCGGTTCAGCACGAAGCCGAAGAGCGCGAAGCAGAGCACCATGACGAGCACCGGCAGGGGAATCCCCAGCGGGGCGCTCATCGCGATGTCGAAGTAGGCCGGATCATCCACCCCCACCGCGCGTCCGTCGGAGGCGATCAGCGCCGAGCCGCGGACAATCTGCATCGTGGCCAGCGTCGTGATGAGCGCGTTGATCCGGAGCTTGGCAATCACCACGCCGTTGATGGCGCCCACCACCACGCCCGCCAGCAGCGCGGCCAGGATGCCGAGCAAGAGGTTCTCGGTGCTGTTGGACACCATCACCGCGACCATGCCGGCGAAGGCCACCGTCGAGCCCACGGACAGATCAAAGTCCCGCGAGGCCAGGCAGAGCATCATCGTGCAGGCGACGATGCCGATGGTGACGACGGATTGAAGCAGGCCCAGGATGTTCCGCTGCGTCATGAAGCTGGGAACCGTGACGCAGACGATGCCCAGGGCCAGCAGGAACAGGATGACGAGCCCCTGCTCTCCGAGCACGGCCCTTTTCAAGCGATCCATTTCAACATCCTCTCAAGCCGCCGTCCGGTCCGGCAGCGCCGCGGCCAGGATCTTCTCCTCGGCGAAGTCAGGCCGTTGAAACTCCGCGGCGATGCGGCCGCCGCACATCACCGCGATGCGGTCGCTGATGCCCATGACCTCGGGCAGCTCACTGGAGATGACAATGAGCGCAATGCCCTGCTCGGCCAACCCGTAGAGCACATCGTAGATCTCGCTCTTGGCGCCAACGTCGATACCACGCGTGGGCTCGTCGACGATGAAGATCTTGATGCCCTGCTCGGACAGCCAGCGGGACAAGATGACCTTCTGCTGGTTGCCGCCCGACAGGTTCTCGATGGCTTGCTTGCGCGACGGGGTCCGCACCCCCAACCGCTGGATGAAGGACTCGGCCATCTCGCCTTCCCGCCGGGTGTTCAGGATGCCGAAGGGCGAGAAGTGGCGGCGCGAGGAGATGGCGATGTTCTCCTCCACCGACTGGCCCTGAAGAATGCCATCGGCCTTGCGGTCCTCGGGACACAGCACGAGGCCCGCGCGCACCGCCTGCCGGGGATGATGAATGTGAACCGGAACCCCATCGATGCGCAGCTCGCCCGCGTGGCGTTTGTCAGCCCCATACAGGAGCCGCGCCAGCTCGCTGCGGCCGGCGCCCACCAGCCCGAAGAAGCCGAGGATCTCCCCCGCGCGAACCTCGAACCCCGAGGGGGCCGTCAGGCGCGAGCCCTCCAGTCCCGAGACGGAGAGGCGCACCGCGCCGGGCGTGCGGGCCCTCCAGCCCCAGATATCCTGGATCTCCCGGCCCACCATCTCCCGCACCAGCACCTCGCGCGTCAGCCCCTGCAAGGTGTCGTGCTGGGCCACCAACCGGCCATCCCGCAGCACGACGCAGCCATCACACAGGCGGAAGATCTCATCCAACCGGTGGGAGACATACAGGATGACCTTGCCGGCCGCGCGCAGCCGGTCCACCAGCCGGAAGAGGACTTCGCTCTCATGGGCAGACAGAGACGAGGTGGGCTCGTCCAGGGCGATGACCGAGGCGTCGAAGATGGCGGCCTTGGCGATCTCCACCATCTGCCGGGTGCCCAGTGACAGCTCGGCGACCTTGGCCTGGGGATTCACGTCGATGCCGGCCTCCCGCAGCACCGCACCGACCTTGGCGAACAGCTCCTTGAAGCGGACGACCCCGAACCGGGAGGGAAAGCGACCCAGCATGAGGTTCTCGGCCACCGTCAGCTCCGGCACGAGCTGAAGCTCCTGATGAACGACGGTCACCCCGGCGGCGATGGAATCGCGCGTCGAGGCAAAGCGATGCGCTTTTCCGCCGATGCGCAGCTCGCCCGTCTCGGGGGTGTAATCCCCCCCGAGGATCTTGATGAGCGTGGACTTGCCCGCGCCGTTCTCACCCAGCAGCCCAATGACCCGCCCCGCGGGGACCGAGAAGCTCAGCTCCTTGAGGGCCCGGACGCCGGGAAAGCTCTTGGTGATGTTCGTGAACTCGAGAAACGGCGCCATACGCCTCCCAGACAGCAGCGGTTACTGGAGGCCGAGTTCCTTGCGCACCGCTTGGTAGGACTCACGCGTCGCCAGCTTGCCGGAGGTGAGGATGAGCTTCTCCGGCTCCTTGTTCGACGTGATCCAGTTGTACATGTTGAGCGCCGTCTCATACCCATGGCGCTTCGGCGAGATGATGACACTGCCGTAGAACCCCGTCGGGGCGGGCTTCTTGAACTCATTGATGGCCGCATCCGAGCCGCCGATGCCCACGGCGATCACGTCCGTGGCCTTCAGCCCCGCCGCCTCGGACGCCCGGACGGCACCGAGCACCGCCTCGTCATTGAGACCAAACGCCACCCACTTCTTGATGCTGGCATTCTTGTTGAGAACCACGGTGGCTGCATTCAATGCCGCTTCCGTGTCGGTCTTGCTCTGGGGCGCATCGAAGATATTCGACGCCACGAAGCCATTCTGCTTCAGCACGGAGATGGCTCCCTCGACGCGGTCCTTGGCGGTGGGAAGTTGATCATAGGACACGCGGATGGCCCCCACCTCCTTCAGGTTCCAGCCACGGGCTTTGATCTGATCCACGATGGCTTGCCCCACGGCCTCGCCAATCTTGGTGGCCGAGATGCCCATGTGCGGCACGTTCTCGAGCGGCTTGCCCTTGCTGTTCACCAGCCGGTCATCCACCGTCATGAGCTTGAGCTGGTTGGCGGTGGCACGCGCCACCAACCCCGGCCCCAGCTTGACGTCTGGGGTGCAAATCACCACGCCTTGAGCGCCTTGGGCACCCAGGTTGTCGATGGCTGACAATGCTTTCTCGCCGTCCTCAGCGCCAATCTTGACCAGGGTAAAGCCCTTCTCCTTGGCCGCGATGTCCGCAAACTTCCATTCATCCTGGAACCAGGGCTCCTCGGGCTGTTTGACGACGAAGCCAATCTTGACATCGGCAGCAGAGGACGCAGTCGACGCCATGAGCACAGACATGGCACAAGCCATGAACAGCTTTTTCACGAAGCGCATTGTTTCCCCTCTAAGGTGGAAAGCCTTTGAGACAGGTTGTGTCCTACGGCTGCTGCTTATTCAGCAGAAGTCAATCGGCCCGCGGAGGGTAGTGCCTGAGATGAATTAGTCAATGGCCACAAACCCAGGGCGTGTCTATGGCGCCTCGGCGACGAGGAGCGCCTCCACGTTGCCGGCGGGCCCGGGCACGGGACAGTCCATCACGCCTCGCACCGCGAGCCCCTGATCCCGGACAAAAGCCGCCACCGCATCAATGGCCGCCTGACGGGCCGCCTCATCCCGCACCACGCCCCCCTTGCCAATGTTCTCCCGCCCCACCTCGAACTGCGGCTTCACCAGGGCCACCAGCAGCCCGCCCGCCTCCAGGAACGGCACCACGGAGGGAAGCACCTGGGTGAGGGAGATGAAGCTCACGTCGATGACGATGACACCGGCCTTCTCGGGCAGATCCTCGGCGGTGAGGTAGCGCGCGTTGACCCGCTCCCGCGAGCGCACCCGCGCATCGGTCCTGAGCTTCTCGTGGAGCTGGCCATACCCCACATCGATGGCGTGCACGCGCAGGGCCCCTTCCTGCAAGAGGCAGTCGGTAAAGCCCCCCGTGCTGGCGCCGATGTCCGCGCCCACCTTGCCCCGCACCTCCAGCCCGAAGCGATCCATGGCCGCCTTGAGCTTGAGGCCGCCGCGCGACACATAGGGAAGGACCTCGCCCTTGAGGCGCATCTCTGCTTCCACGGGCACCAGGGCCCCGGGCTTGTCCACCCGCTGATCGCCCACCACCACCTGACCGGCGAGGATGAGCGCCTGCGCTTTCGTCCGGGACTCGGCCAGGCCCCGCTCCACCACCAGAATGTCCAGGCGCTCCTTCCGAAGCTTCATCGTCCCATCTCCAGCAGGGCCCTCCCGGCACGCCGCATGCCCGCGGCGTCCAGCCCCAGCTCCGCGCGCTGTGCCCGCGCATCTCCGTGCGGAATGAAGGCATCGGGCATGCCCATCAGCCGGACGCGCGGGGAGCATCCCTGCGCGGCATAGAGCTCCAGCACCGCGCTTCCCAGACCGCCGCGCGTCGTCCCCTCTTCCACCACCACCACATGCCCACACGCCGCGGCTTCCAGCAGGGCAGGCTCATCCAAAGGGCTCACCCATCGCGGATCCAACACGCTCCAGCCGGGCTCGGCGCGAGCGGCCTCCAGCGCGGCCAGGGCCAACGGCCCCAGCGCCACCAGGGTGAGCCGCGGCGCCGCGGCCCGGAGCAACCAGCGGGCGCCCTGGACGGGGCTCGTCCCGGCGGCGTGCAGTTCGGGAGGCATCCCTGGCAGGGTGCCCCGGGGGAAGCGGATGGCACTGGGGCCTGGGGCCGCGAGCGCGGCGGCCAGCAGGGGTGCCAAGTCCTCGCCCACCACGGGCGCCATCAAGGCCAACCCGGGCAACGCCCGGAGGGAGGAGAGATCATACGTCCCCTGGTGCGTGGCTCCATCCGCTCCCACCAGTCCCGCGCGGTCCACCGCGAAGAGAACGGGGAGCCCCGGCAGGCACACGTCGTGGACCACCTGGTCGAACGCGCGCTGCAGGAAGGTGGAGTAGATGACGCACACAGGCCGGGCCCCCGCAGCGGCCAGCCCCGCGCAGAAGGTGACGGCGTGCTGCTCGGCGATCCCCACATCGTGCACACGGTCCGGGTAACGGGCCTTCAAGTCCACCAGCGCGGAGCCCTCCAGCATGGCGGGCGTCACCACCACCACGCGAGGGTCCACCGCCATCGCATCGTCGAGGGCGGCGGCAAAAGCCTCGCTGAAGGTGCGCTGGCCTCCGCGCGAGCGCACCAGCTTTCCATCCCGCCACTCGTAGGGGCCCATGGCGTGGCCGCGCGTCTGCACGTCCGCCTCCGCGGGAGGAAAACCACGCCCCTTCTGGGTCATCGCGTGCACCACCACCGGCCGCGAGGAGTTGCGCGCCTCGCGCAGCGCCTTCAGCAGCGCCCCCAGGTCGTGTCCGTCCACGGGCCCCAGATAGGTGAAGCCCAGGCCCTCGAAGAAGGCCCGGGCCTCCCGGGTCCGCAGCAGCGCGGGAATGGCCCCCACGTTGGCCGAAATGGACATCTGGTTGTCGTTGAGCAGCACCACCAGGGGCAGGTGCGAACCGCCCGCGTTGTTGAGGCCCTCGAAGGAGAGTCCTCCGGTGAGCGCGCCATCGCCCAGCACGGCCACCACGTGCCCAGTCCGGCCCATCAGGCGCTTGCCCTCGAGCATTCCCAGCCCAGCCGAGACGGCGGTGCAGGAATGGCCCGCGGCGAGCGCATCCAATGGGCTCTCGCGCGGATCCAGAAAGGGCGCGATGCCCCCGGCCTGCCGGAGCGTGCCCATGCGCTCGCGCCTGCCCGTGAGCAGTTTGTGCGCGTAGGCCTGGTGCCCCACATCGAAGAGGATGGAATCCTGCGGGGAGTGGAAGACGCGGTGAAGCGCCACCACCAGCTCCACGGCCCCCAACGAGGCCCCCAGGTGGCCGCCCACCCGGCCACACACGGTGATGATCTCCTCCCGGAGCTCCTCGCACAGCCGCGGCAGTTCGGACTCGGGAAGACTCCGGACGTCCGCGGGCGAGTGAATTCGCGGGAGGAGCCCCGTCACGACCTCCGCTCCACCACGTAGCGGGCGAGCGCCGCCAGCGGGCCGCCCGCCCCTTCCAGGGGTTCCACGGCGGCCACCGCCTCCGCCACCTTGTCCGCAGCCAGCTTCCGGGAAGCCTCCAGCCCCACCACCGCCGGGAAGGTGAAGCGGCCGGCCGCCGAGTCCGCTCCCACGGGCTTGCCCATGTCCTCGGCGGTCGCCGTCACATCCAGGATGTCATCGGCGATCTGAAAGGCCAGACCGATGGCCTCGCCATACGTGGTCGCCCGGGCCAGCGTCTCCGCGTTGCCCCCAGCGCCCAGCACGCCCATGCGGCACGCGACACGCAGCAGCGCCCCGGTCTTCATCCGGTGCAAACGCAGGAGATAGTCCAGGTGGGCTGGCCGGTCCTCGGCGACATCCAGCACCTGCCCCCCCACCATGCCTGCTGCTCCCGCGGCCCGGGCCAGCTCGCCACACAGCAGGCCACGGACCGGTTCGGGCCCCGAGCCCACCAGCGCGAAGGCTTCCGTGAGGAGCGCGTCCCCGGCAAGCAGCGCCATGCCCTCGCCATACACTTTGTGGTTGGTGGGCCGGCCCCGGCGCAGATCGTCGTTGTCCATGGACGGCAGGTCGTCATGCACCAACGAGTAGGTGTGGATGTACTCCACCGCGCACGCGGCATCCTCGACCGGGGCCAACGACGTGCTCTGCTGGGAGGTGGTGTCCGCGAACGTCAGGCACAACACCGGCCGCACCCGCTTTCCACCTGCCAGCAACGAGTAGCGCATGGCCTCCGCCAGGCGCGGAGGCGTCCCCGAGGGCTCCAGCCGGTCCGCGCGCGACTTCAGCAGGGCCTCCACGCGCGCCTGCTGGGTGGCCAGAAAGGACTCCAAGTGAAAGGTGCTCATGAACGTTCCCCTTCCTCGGACTCCGACACAGGTATCAACGCACGGATGCGGTTGATGAGCTTGTTGAGATCCAAGGGTTTGACGAAGTAGTCAGCGGCCCCCGCGTCCATCCCGCGGCGCCGGTCCTCCGGCTCGCCTCGGCCGCTGATGAAGATGACGGGGATGTCGCGGAAGCTCTCATTCTTCTTCACGGCCTTGCACAGCTCGAAACCATCGATCCAGGACATGTTCACGTCCAGGAGGATGAGGTGCGGGCGCCGCAGTTGCAGCGAGGAGATCAACCGCAGCCCGTTGGCCGCGCTCGACACCTCGAAGTTTTCGCTCTCGAGGGCCAACGCGAGCAGCTCTCGTGTATCGCGATCGTCATCAACGATGATGATTCTGGGCTTCTCCATGGCGCTCCCAAGAGAGGCTTCCATCAAAACGGGACATCATCTTCCGGGGGAGCCTTCGCGGCGGAGGGCTTCGGGGCCGCCGCGGAGGGCGGACGATTGCCCGGGGCCAGGGGGGCGATGGTTTCCCGTCCCTCCTCGTCCACCAGGAGTTGCTCGATGCGCTGCTCGGCCTCGTTGAGGAGCTTTTCACCCCGGCGAACCAGTCGAATGCCTTCCTCGAACGCCTTGAGCGACTCCTCGAGCGACAGGGAGCCCCCCTCCAGCTTCACCACCATCGCCTCCAACCGG encodes the following:
- a CDS encoding response regulator, yielding MEKPRIIIVDDDRDTRELLALALESENFEVSSAANGLRLISSLQLRRPHLILLDVNMSWIDGFELCKAVKKNESFRDIPVIFISGRGEPEDRRRGMDAGAADYFVKPLDLNKLINRIRALIPVSESEEGERS
- the xseB gene encoding exodeoxyribonuclease VII small subunit is translated as MAKAGKVVEEPAPEQYGDVVARLEAMVVKLEGGSLSLEESLKAFEEGIRLVRRGEKLLNEAEQRIEQLLVDEEGRETIAPLAPGNRPPSAAAPKPSAAKAPPEDDVPF